From one Enterococcus sp. DIV2402 genomic stretch:
- the pknB gene encoding Stk1 family PASTA domain-containing Ser/Thr kinase has protein sequence MIETGKKLSGRYLILGNIGSGGMANVYLARDLILDREVAVKVLRYDFREDTDAIRRFQREALAATELVHPNIVSVYDVGEEDNMQYLVMEYVKGMDLKRYIQTRYPIPYPEIVDIMQQILSAVALAHQHRIIHRDLKPQNILINEDGVVKIADFGIAIALSETSITQTNTMLGSVHYLSPEQARGSMATNQSDIYAIGIILYEMLTGRVPFDGESAVTIALKHFQDEIPSIRIYDKEVPQSLENIVLKATAKEQSDRYKEADEMRRDIETALSPERLNEPLWEPHAMLDETKILTPISEDTPMPDSFKEMPTPKKEIPEPEPQVPVKKKRRKRWLLLPLLLFLAVAGLTYYLVFGGGRNQVTIPEVAGLTEAAARETLHDAGIEVATETKEFPSNQIPENHVVKTDPEEGAVIKRTKEVLLYISTGSKKVAMKDYVGQEKDKVIAELKELGFDESQITIEEVYDNDTPANEIMDQTPSEGEEVVPKETEVELTVSKGAEPVMMPNLYGYGERDARAELTNYGLGNNSVTIVEEFSDMSAGLVIKQTPEANADIIPGETEITLTISKGPETVKMPNLIGYTETNARSELDASGLGNNSVHISEVYSNNEEGTIVKQSPEAGSDISPGDVTITLEISKGPEPPETIDLPDVTDMTESAAKSLLENQDLSVSTSEEYSDSVDKGRVISMDPSAGTSVEKDETVHLIISSGKEDDGSSSSDSESSETTTSESSNVTGETSTDE, from the coding sequence ATGATTGAGACGGGGAAAAAACTAAGCGGTCGTTATTTAATTTTAGGTAATATCGGTAGCGGTGGCATGGCAAATGTTTATTTAGCGCGTGACTTGATTTTAGATCGAGAAGTAGCCGTTAAAGTCCTACGCTACGACTTTCGAGAAGACACTGATGCTATTCGTCGTTTTCAGCGAGAAGCACTAGCTGCAACCGAACTTGTACATCCTAACATTGTTTCTGTCTATGATGTAGGCGAAGAAGACAATATGCAGTATTTAGTCATGGAATATGTTAAAGGCATGGATTTAAAACGTTATATCCAAACCCGCTACCCTATTCCATATCCAGAAATTGTGGATATTATGCAACAAATTCTTTCAGCTGTTGCTTTGGCACATCAACATCGGATTATTCATCGTGATTTAAAACCACAAAATATTTTGATTAACGAAGATGGTGTGGTTAAAATTGCGGACTTTGGGATTGCGATTGCTTTATCAGAAACATCGATTACGCAAACCAATACGATGCTTGGTTCTGTCCACTATTTATCACCTGAACAAGCACGTGGTAGCATGGCAACGAATCAATCCGATATTTATGCTATTGGAATCATTTTGTACGAAATGTTGACAGGTCGAGTGCCATTTGATGGTGAATCAGCAGTAACCATTGCTTTAAAACATTTTCAAGATGAAATTCCATCGATTCGTATTTACGATAAAGAAGTCCCGCAATCACTTGAAAACATTGTCTTAAAAGCCACTGCGAAAGAACAAAGTGATCGTTACAAAGAAGCCGATGAAATGCGTCGTGACATTGAAACAGCTCTTTCTCCAGAGCGCTTAAATGAACCATTATGGGAACCACATGCGATGTTGGATGAAACCAAAATTTTAACACCTATTTCAGAAGACACGCCGATGCCGGATTCATTTAAAGAAATGCCGACTCCTAAAAAAGAAATACCAGAACCAGAGCCGCAAGTACCGGTGAAGAAAAAGAGAAGAAAACGCTGGTTGCTTTTACCTCTCTTACTCTTTTTAGCAGTAGCGGGTTTGACTTATTACTTAGTATTTGGCGGTGGGCGCAATCAAGTAACTATTCCAGAAGTCGCAGGTTTAACAGAAGCGGCTGCACGGGAAACATTGCATGACGCCGGAATTGAAGTAGCCACAGAAACCAAAGAATTTCCAAGTAATCAAATTCCTGAAAATCATGTAGTGAAGACTGATCCTGAAGAAGGCGCGGTTATTAAACGAACTAAAGAAGTACTCTTATATATTAGTACCGGTAGTAAAAAAGTAGCAATGAAAGATTACGTTGGCCAAGAAAAAGATAAAGTGATTGCAGAATTAAAAGAACTTGGTTTTGACGAGAGTCAAATAACAATCGAAGAAGTTTATGATAATGATACACCTGCTAATGAAATTATGGACCAAACCCCTTCAGAAGGTGAAGAAGTTGTTCCTAAAGAGACAGAAGTTGAATTAACTGTCAGCAAAGGAGCAGAACCTGTCATGATGCCGAATTTATACGGTTATGGAGAGCGTGATGCTCGTGCAGAGTTGACGAATTATGGTCTAGGGAATAATTCAGTAACGATTGTCGAAGAATTTAGTGACATGAGTGCAGGTCTAGTTATCAAGCAAACACCAGAAGCCAATGCTGATATTATTCCTGGAGAAACAGAGATTACGTTGACAATCAGTAAAGGGCCAGAAACAGTGAAGATGCCTAACTTAATTGGTTACACAGAAACCAATGCCCGAAGTGAACTAGATGCTTCTGGTTTAGGCAATAACTCAGTGCATATTAGTGAAGTCTATAGCAACAATGAGGAAGGCACTATTGTCAAACAATCACCAGAAGCTGGTTCAGATATTTCACCAGGAGATGTGACCATTACGTTAGAAATTAGTAAAGGTCCAGAGCCACCTGAAACAATTGATTTACCAGATGTGACAGATATGACTGAATCGGCTGCAAAATCTTTATTAGAAAACCAAGACCTTTCTGTATCCACATCAGAAGAATATAGTGATTCTGTAGATAAAGGACGGGTAATCTCAATGGATCCTTCTGCAGGAACCTCTGTAGAAAAAGACGAGACAGTTCATCTAATTATTTCTAGCGGGAAAGAAGACGATGGTTCTTCTAGCTCTGACTCAGAAAGCAGTGAGACGACAACTTCTGAGAGTTCAAATGTAACTGGCGAAACATCCACAGATGAATAA
- a CDS encoding CtsR family transcriptional regulator, with product MGHQNTSDLIEAYLKKILEESEMIEIRRAEMADLFNCVPSQINYVINTRFTIQRGYAVESKRGGGGYIRIEKIQIANYHHFLEQVNQLFDKTISEKDAVSIIQKLYEEGILSKREGNLLLTTISKAVLGKSAEENIIRASIMHGILERLSYEDKE from the coding sequence ATGGGTCATCAAAATACTTCTGATTTAATCGAAGCATATTTGAAGAAGATTCTTGAGGAAAGTGAAATGATAGAAATTCGTCGTGCAGAGATGGCAGATTTATTTAACTGTGTACCTTCGCAAATCAATTATGTCATCAATACTCGCTTTACTATTCAACGTGGGTATGCGGTTGAGAGTAAACGTGGTGGTGGAGGCTATATTCGAATTGAGAAAATTCAAATTGCGAATTATCATCATTTTTTAGAACAAGTCAATCAATTATTTGATAAAACAATCTCTGAAAAAGATGCGGTATCAATTATTCAGAAGTTATACGAAGAAGGTATTCTGTCAAAACGAGAAGGTAATTTATTACTGACGACAATTAGCAAAGCCGTTTTAGGAAAATCAGCGGAAGAAAATATCATTCGTGCGTCAATTATGCACGGGATTTTAGAACGATTAAGTTATGAAGATAAGGAGTGA
- a CDS encoding ATP-dependent Clp protease ATP-binding subunit, with product MDELFTQRAKAVLAIAQEEAKYFKHQSVGSEHILLALIIEQDGIAGKTLREMRVNENDIREEIEHLTGYGSMKEYPTGGFLPYSPRARQIFAYAGDEAKRLGAQQIGTEHLLLGLLRDEEILASRIMLNLGMSLAKMRQLLKKKMGVQSKSNASRRRPQQRQQPQQEGTPTLDSLARDLTKLAREQRLDPVVGRSKEVKRLIQILSRRTKNNPVLVGEPGVGKTAIAEGLAQKIVNGEVPKDMQQKRLMMLDMGALVAGTKYRGEFEDRMKKIIDEIYQDGQIILFIDELHTLIGAGGAEGAIDASNILKPALARGELQTIGATTLNEYQKYIEKDSALERRFARVQVDEPTPEEAEEILKGLRPRYEEHHGVEITDDALHAAVQLSVRYINSRQLPDKAIDLMDESAAKVRLDKADEVSEAALLQEELMKLAEEKEAAIRQQDFETAARLRHREKEVSQNLAEVTFVEVKEATGYENSVTAEDVAAVVSQWTGVPLQQMEKKESERLLDLEKILHQRVVGQDEAVQAVSRSIRRARSGLKDPNRPIGSFMFLGPTGVGKTELAKALAEAMFGSEDALIRVDMSEFMEKYSTSRLIGSPPGYVGYDEGGQLTEKVRSKPYSVILLDEVEKAHPDVFNILLQVLDDGHLTDSKGRRVDFRNTILIMTSNIGATELREEKNVGFNVVDASKDYTAMQKRILEALKKAYRPEFLNRIDETVVFRSLDKDEIHEIVKIMSRSIIKRLAEQDIQLKITPAALDVIGKAGFDPEYGARPIRRALQKEVEDRLSEALLSGQIHLGNQVTIGASKGTITLNVKEPKTDKVLQNV from the coding sequence ATGGATGAACTATTTACACAACGAGCAAAAGCGGTGCTGGCCATTGCTCAAGAAGAAGCAAAATACTTTAAACATCAATCTGTAGGTTCAGAACATATTTTATTAGCATTAATTATCGAGCAAGATGGCATTGCCGGCAAAACATTGCGCGAAATGCGTGTAAATGAAAATGATATTCGGGAAGAAATCGAACATTTAACCGGTTATGGTTCAATGAAAGAATATCCAACAGGGGGCTTTTTACCCTATTCTCCACGAGCAAGACAAATTTTTGCCTATGCTGGCGATGAAGCAAAACGTTTGGGTGCCCAACAAATTGGCACGGAGCACTTACTCCTCGGTTTATTACGTGATGAAGAAATTTTAGCGTCACGTATTATGTTGAATTTAGGAATGAGCTTGGCAAAAATGCGCCAACTATTGAAGAAAAAAATGGGCGTACAATCAAAAAGCAATGCAAGCCGACGTCGCCCGCAACAACGTCAACAACCGCAACAAGAAGGGACACCAACCTTAGATTCATTGGCTCGCGATTTAACGAAATTAGCTCGTGAACAACGCTTAGATCCTGTAGTCGGACGTAGCAAAGAAGTCAAACGTTTGATTCAAATTCTTAGCCGTCGTACCAAAAACAATCCTGTTTTAGTCGGCGAACCAGGTGTTGGTAAAACTGCCATTGCGGAAGGCTTAGCACAAAAAATCGTAAATGGTGAAGTACCAAAAGACATGCAGCAAAAACGTCTGATGATGTTGGACATGGGTGCATTAGTTGCAGGTACCAAATATCGTGGTGAATTTGAAGATCGCATGAAGAAAATCATTGATGAAATTTATCAAGATGGTCAAATCATTCTCTTTATTGATGAATTACACACATTAATTGGTGCTGGTGGAGCAGAAGGTGCGATTGATGCATCGAATATTTTAAAACCAGCCTTAGCCCGTGGTGAATTACAAACCATTGGTGCAACAACGTTAAATGAATATCAAAAATATATTGAAAAAGATTCAGCACTTGAACGTCGTTTTGCTCGAGTACAAGTCGATGAACCAACTCCAGAAGAAGCAGAAGAAATTCTAAAAGGGTTGCGCCCTCGTTATGAAGAACATCATGGTGTGGAAATTACTGATGATGCGCTCCATGCAGCAGTTCAACTATCGGTTCGTTACATTAATTCGCGTCAACTACCAGATAAAGCGATTGATTTAATGGATGAATCAGCTGCAAAAGTTCGTTTGGATAAAGCAGATGAAGTTTCTGAGGCGGCATTATTGCAAGAAGAATTAATGAAATTGGCAGAAGAAAAAGAAGCTGCCATTCGTCAACAAGATTTTGAAACAGCCGCACGTTTACGCCATCGTGAAAAAGAAGTTAGCCAAAACTTGGCTGAAGTAACTTTTGTAGAAGTTAAAGAAGCCACTGGTTATGAAAACAGCGTGACAGCAGAAGATGTCGCAGCCGTTGTATCACAATGGACAGGTGTTCCATTACAACAAATGGAGAAAAAGGAAAGTGAACGCTTGTTAGATTTAGAAAAAATCTTACATCAACGTGTGGTAGGTCAAGATGAAGCAGTACAAGCTGTTTCTCGTTCCATTCGCCGTGCACGTAGTGGTTTGAAAGATCCGAATCGTCCAATCGGCTCCTTTATGTTCTTAGGTCCAACTGGTGTTGGTAAAACAGAATTAGCTAAAGCCTTAGCCGAAGCGATGTTTGGTAGCGAAGATGCCTTAATTCGTGTAGATATGTCAGAGTTTATGGAAAAATATAGTACAAGCCGTTTAATTGGGTCACCTCCAGGTTATGTCGGCTATGATGAAGGTGGACAATTAACTGAAAAAGTTCGTTCAAAACCGTATTCAGTAATTTTGCTAGATGAAGTTGAAAAAGCACATCCAGACGTCTTTAATATTTTGTTACAAGTTTTAGATGATGGACATTTAACCGATTCTAAAGGTCGTCGGGTTGATTTTAGAAATACAATTTTGATTATGACTTCCAATATCGGTGCCACAGAATTACGTGAAGAGAAAAATGTCGGCTTTAATGTAGTAGATGCTTCTAAAGACTATACCGCAATGCAAAAACGTATCTTAGAAGCGTTGAAGAAAGCTTACCGACCAGAATTCTTAAATCGAATTGATGAAACAGTGGTATTCCGTTCATTAGATAAAGACGAAATTCATGAGATTGTGAAAATCATGAGCCGTTCAATTATTAAACGCTTGGCAGAACAAGACATTCAATTAAAAATCACGCCAGCTGCACTTGATGTGATTGGTAAAGCTGGTTTTGATCCAGAATACGGTGCTCGTCCAATCCGTCGTGCATTGCAAAAAGAAGTAGAGGATCGCTTGAGTGAAGCCTTACTTTCTGGACAAATACATTTAGGCAACCAAGTAACAATTGGTGCGTCAAAAGGAACAATTACCTTAAACGTAAAAGAACCAAAGACAGATAAAGTGTTGCAAAACGTATAA
- a CDS encoding DUF2188 domain-containing protein, with protein sequence MPWSMQDYPASMKNLEKLTRKKAIAIGNALLADHYPEERAIPIAISQAKKWIADATEQERHDFAQEKNPTKTDKHEANPENARLLDAAVTVKYQDNEWLVISEGAKRASERFDTKEEAIKRGKEIADNKESHLKIYKMDGSLQKEQSFE encoded by the coding sequence ATGCCTTGGAGTATGCAAGATTATCCGGCTTCAATGAAAAATCTAGAAAAGTTGACCAGAAAAAAAGCCATTGCAATTGGGAATGCTTTATTAGCAGATCATTATCCTGAAGAGCGTGCCATTCCAATTGCGATTAGTCAAGCAAAAAAATGGATAGCTGACGCAACCGAACAAGAACGACATGACTTTGCACAGGAAAAAAATCCGACGAAAACCGACAAACATGAGGCAAATCCAGAAAATGCACGATTATTAGACGCAGCCGTTACGGTGAAATACCAAGATAATGAATGGCTTGTTATTTCTGAAGGTGCGAAACGAGCAAGTGAACGTTTCGATACTAAAGAAGAAGCCATTAAACGTGGAAAAGAAATCGCTGATAACAAAGAGAGCCACTTGAAAATCTATAAAATGGACGGTAGTTTACAAAAAGAGCAATCGTTTGAATAA
- a CDS encoding LLM class flavin-dependent oxidoreductase, with protein sequence MTMNENKILFGLDTFGDVAYHDETKESLSYAESLRMIVEEGKLADQLGIDVIALGEHHRKEYSISSPDTVLAALATVTDNIILGTGVTVLSSDDPVRVFERFATVDALSNGRAQIILGRGSFTESFPLFGYDLNDYNELFEEKIAMFNELLKNESVTWKGNFTQSLTNVHIYPKTEKRLDVQVGVGGSPDSIIRAAKYGFPVMLAIIGGEPARFRPYINLYQQAAKKFGQPNHPVGMHSHGVIAETDEEAQEIAWKYMKKSMDQIGSERGWAPMTRERFDFEVIEGSYYVGSPETVAQKIAHMIQTVGVNRFDLVYGAGGQLQKDRFRTIQLYGEKVVPRVKELLGQ encoded by the coding sequence ATGACAATGAATGAAAATAAGATTCTATTTGGATTAGACACATTTGGTGATGTTGCGTATCACGATGAAACCAAAGAAAGTTTGAGTTACGCAGAATCGTTACGTATGATTGTTGAAGAAGGGAAGCTGGCAGATCAACTAGGAATTGATGTGATTGCTTTAGGTGAACATCATCGTAAGGAATATTCAATTTCCAGTCCAGATACTGTTTTAGCTGCGTTAGCTACTGTCACAGATAATATTATTTTAGGGACAGGTGTAACAGTTTTAAGTTCAGACGATCCAGTACGAGTATTTGAACGTTTTGCGACAGTTGATGCATTGTCTAATGGACGTGCGCAAATTATTTTAGGACGCGGTTCATTTACAGAATCATTCCCGTTATTTGGTTATGATTTAAATGATTACAATGAATTATTTGAAGAAAAAATCGCAATGTTTAATGAACTATTAAAAAATGAATCCGTCACTTGGAAAGGCAACTTTACCCAATCACTAACTAATGTTCACATTTATCCAAAAACGGAAAAAAGATTAGACGTTCAAGTAGGCGTAGGTGGTTCACCCGATTCAATTATTCGAGCAGCAAAATATGGTTTTCCAGTCATGCTAGCTATTATTGGTGGTGAACCAGCACGTTTCCGTCCGTATATTAATTTATACCAACAAGCGGCGAAAAAATTTGGTCAACCTAATCATCCAGTAGGTATGCATTCGCATGGTGTAATTGCTGAGACGGATGAAGAAGCACAAGAAATTGCTTGGAAATACATGAAAAAATCGATGGATCAAATTGGTTCTGAACGTGGTTGGGCACCAATGACTCGGGAGCGTTTTGATTTTGAAGTGATAGAAGGTTCGTATTATGTAGGTAGTCCTGAAACAGTCGCACAAAAAATTGCTCATATGATTCAAACAGTGGGAGTTAATCGTTTTGACCTGGTTTATGGTGCTGGGGGACAATTACAAAAAGATCGTTTCCGTACGATTCAGTTATATGGTGAAAAAGTTGTACCGCGTGTCAAAGAATTACTTGGACAATAG
- a CDS encoding helix-turn-helix domain-containing protein: MFKLLLEKPDQLIYQIFGYLQETNPYSLTTLAFHVNKKPGTIRRALQEWQQDAYNRSTGIGFYIKKDEIHGIYAKEHAQLFFSTLLHRSESFQLLLKVLRHPYRSATQLQQEMHLSAATFQRRVHQLQPILQNYHLELSFMHHPVLKGDEMQIRWLTFFVSLLADPPFHFSPIDWWHRYEEICTIRPLWLEIWQPPKTAYYQPTFQLNERGSMFLWRQLIGLEPLWMKKEMAETLSFALYAHTNLNPINFSEVLQELHRIHCCCSLFSGTLFFPPIAVSKEAHSLTQSFRLLLPQYNDLLTEHPELPMLYQGVLEKYYFLERGLMISEE; encoded by the coding sequence ATGTTCAAGTTATTGTTAGAAAAACCCGATCAATTAATCTATCAAATTTTTGGTTATTTACAAGAAACGAATCCATATTCGTTAACAACTTTAGCCTTCCACGTCAATAAAAAACCTGGAACTATCCGTCGTGCCTTACAAGAGTGGCAACAAGATGCGTATAATCGTTCAACAGGAATTGGCTTCTACATAAAAAAAGACGAAATCCACGGTATCTATGCCAAAGAACATGCGCAGCTTTTTTTTAGTACCTTGTTGCACCGTAGTGAGTCCTTTCAACTTCTATTGAAAGTTTTACGTCATCCGTATCGTTCTGCGACTCAGTTACAACAAGAAATGCATTTAAGTGCAGCGACTTTTCAACGACGTGTGCACCAATTACAACCAATTTTACAAAATTATCATTTAGAATTGTCCTTTATGCACCATCCTGTTTTAAAAGGCGACGAAATGCAAATTCGTTGGTTAACTTTTTTTGTCTCGTTGCTTGCCGATCCACCTTTTCATTTTTCACCCATCGATTGGTGGCATCGCTATGAAGAAATTTGTACCATTCGTCCACTCTGGTTAGAGATCTGGCAACCACCTAAAACTGCCTATTATCAGCCAACATTCCAGTTAAATGAACGCGGCAGTATGTTTTTATGGCGACAATTAATTGGGTTAGAACCACTCTGGATGAAAAAAGAAATGGCTGAGACACTGTCTTTTGCTTTATACGCACATACCAACCTAAATCCTATTAATTTTAGTGAGGTACTGCAAGAACTTCATCGCATTCATTGCTGTTGTTCTTTATTCAGTGGTACATTATTTTTCCCACCAATTGCTGTGTCAAAAGAAGCGCACTCGTTGACGCAAAGTTTCCGTTTATTATTGCCACAATATAATGATTTGTTAACAGAACATCCTGAATTACCAATGTTGTATCAAGGGGTTTTAGAGAAATATTATTTTTTAGAACGTGGACTAATGATTTCAGAAGAATAA
- a CDS encoding sensor histidine kinase, with amino-acid sequence MVVILSLLLIGLVLYLFFLKREIRLLTKSVHNIPTTSKYGSRLFNTFYEPDLVNLVDELNTMIDTYEAEREQLNVTEQTIQHAITSVSHDLRTPLTAIKGYLQLLQNEQELNPTHLIQIETSVERLIVLTNEFYELAKFTIDSEQMNWQKIEVIQTIETIFLSYYENFEKQGIQVDFPTDCPTYWLITDEQKFQRIIENLIQNILRYGQSRAALHYEEENNHLKISFCNDTDRSTLATNRIFEPFYTDNISRTNQNGSGLGLFYTKKMVTELHGTITASSKENLFCLTLRFESTSD; translated from the coding sequence ATGGTTGTGATTTTAAGTTTATTACTGATTGGATTAGTGCTATATCTTTTTTTCTTAAAAAGAGAGATACGCTTATTAACTAAATCTGTTCATAATATCCCAACAACATCAAAATATGGCAGTCGTCTTTTTAATACTTTTTATGAACCTGATTTGGTGAATTTAGTTGATGAATTAAACACGATGATTGATACCTATGAAGCAGAAAGAGAACAGCTAAATGTGACTGAACAAACGATTCAACATGCCATTACCAGCGTTTCCCACGATTTACGAACGCCTCTAACTGCGATTAAAGGATACCTGCAGTTATTGCAAAATGAGCAAGAGCTAAATCCAACACATCTGATACAAATTGAGACATCGGTTGAACGGTTGATTGTACTGACGAATGAATTCTATGAATTAGCTAAATTCACCATTGATTCAGAGCAAATGAATTGGCAAAAAATTGAAGTCATTCAAACAATTGAAACCATCTTTTTAAGCTATTACGAAAATTTTGAAAAACAAGGTATTCAAGTTGATTTTCCAACAGATTGCCCTACTTATTGGCTCATTACTGATGAACAAAAGTTTCAACGAATCATCGAAAATCTCATCCAAAATATTTTACGTTACGGACAAAGCAGGGCTGCCCTTCACTACGAAGAAGAAAATAACCACTTGAAAATCTCCTTTTGCAACGATACCGACCGTTCTACCTTAGCAACTAATCGCATCTTTGAGCCTTTTTATACGGATAACATTAGTCGAACCAATCAAAACGGTTCGGGATTAGGGTTGTTTTATACCAAGAAAATGGTGACTGAATTACATGGCACGATTACCGCTTCTTCAAAGGAAAACCTATTTTGTCTCACCCTACGCTTTGAAAGTACTTCTGATTAA
- a CDS encoding response regulator transcription factor, translated as MTKILVVEDDPAIQEMLKACLEKANYQILSAFSGTEGKLLLQQTAVDLILLDLMLPGMTGEALLTNIRQLSSVPVIVISAKKDVQERVHLLQNGADDYLIKPFDLAELLARIQIQLRHQRYTQNTQKIVYQDIELDLETHEVSVANQPVNLTMKEFQLLTLFLTYPQKVFSRQNIYETIWEEPYYDSDKTINVHISNLRAKINLSNQSYIKTVWGIGFKFD; from the coding sequence ATGACCAAAATTTTAGTCGTGGAAGACGATCCAGCGATTCAAGAAATGTTAAAAGCATGCCTCGAAAAAGCCAATTATCAAATTTTATCCGCTTTTTCTGGAACAGAAGGCAAACTCTTATTACAACAAACAGCCGTTGATTTAATTTTATTGGATTTAATGCTGCCAGGTATGACTGGTGAAGCCTTGTTAACAAACATTCGTCAATTGTCTTCCGTACCAGTAATTGTAATTTCAGCCAAAAAAGATGTTCAAGAACGTGTCCATTTGTTGCAAAATGGCGCAGATGATTATCTGATCAAACCATTTGATTTAGCTGAGTTACTCGCTAGAATTCAAATCCAGTTACGCCACCAAAGATACACTCAAAATACTCAAAAAATCGTCTACCAAGACATCGAACTAGATCTAGAAACCCATGAAGTGAGCGTAGCGAATCAACCCGTCAATCTAACAATGAAGGAGTTTCAATTACTCACGCTTTTTTTAACTTATCCGCAAAAAGTTTTTAGTAGACAAAATATTTACGAAACAATCTGGGAAGAGCCGTATTATGATAGCGACAAAACGATTAATGTACACATCAGTAATTTAAGAGCAAAGATTAATTTATCCAATCAATCGTATATTAAAACTGTTTGGGGAATTGGATTTAAATTTGACTAG
- a CDS encoding ABC transporter permease — translation MSRLLVAEKIKLIHSKKLLFILILCILTPLLEGINSFFLVENGNSLELTTDVVINGATGILMAKKNSFVLFTIFAIFISFSVGEEFQNGTIRNALSLGVSREKVYLSKFLTVIFIILLSLFIMTTLGIGIFSLLFGFGHNPVSFNYYSYAFYTLVVQLFILLANSSIYLMIAFGSRHIGVSMIYCLSYTVIMGFLPGLFYKIPQLTFLVDWVVQTHLLYKDFTQLATIDQYPMILLVAISTIVLSFLVGVLLFHKTDIK, via the coding sequence ATGAGTCGTTTATTAGTTGCAGAAAAAATTAAATTAATTCACAGTAAAAAACTACTCTTTATTTTAATTCTATGTATACTAACACCCCTACTAGAAGGCATAAATAGCTTTTTTCTGGTGGAAAATGGCAACAGCTTAGAACTAACGACAGACGTTGTTATCAATGGTGCTACTGGGATTTTAATGGCGAAAAAAAATAGTTTTGTTCTCTTTACTATTTTTGCAATCTTTATTAGTTTTTCAGTAGGTGAAGAATTTCAAAATGGAACAATTCGCAATGCTCTTTCCTTAGGTGTCAGTCGTGAAAAAGTTTATTTATCGAAGTTTCTAACGGTTATTTTCATTATTTTATTGAGTCTATTCATCATGACAACTCTAGGAATCGGAATATTTAGTCTCCTTTTTGGGTTTGGTCACAATCCTGTTTCCTTCAATTACTATAGTTATGCTTTTTATACATTAGTAGTCCAATTATTTATTTTATTAGCTAATTCATCCATTTATTTGATGATTGCATTTGGAAGTCGCCATATCGGGGTTTCTATGATTTATTGTCTGTCTTATACTGTAATCATGGGTTTTTTACCAGGACTCTTTTATAAAATTCCGCAATTAACTTTTTTAGTTGATTGGGTTGTACAAACTCATTTATTATATAAAGATTTTACACAATTAGCGACAATCGACCAATATCCAATGATTCTGCTTGTAGCAATTTCAACAATTGTGCTATCGTTTTTAGTAGGCGTCCTATTATTTCATAAAACAGATATCAAGTAG